TCAGATGCGATAACATCAATTTAGGCTATGAATTCAGAAACATAGTGAAGAACGGCTCTTTAAGAATCTCAGCTATTGTTCAGAATGTATTTGTAATTTCGAAATATTCAGGTCTTGATCCTGAAGCATCTGGTGGTATTGATAATAATATTTACCCGCGCCCCCGAATTTTTTCTCTTAACTTTCTTCTTAACCTTTAAAAATTCAGGATATGAAACTAATTTTTTCAAAAGGTTTTATCTTTTTTTCAATAGCTGTATTTTCTTTTACATCCTGTACAAAGGATTTAAACCGCGAGCCTTTTTACGGTTTAAATACGGCCACTGTTTATGACGATCCTGCAAACTACATTCATGTACTGGCAAAGTGCTATGCAGGGTTAGCAATCTCAGGTGACCAGGGTCCGGCGGGAAAGCCTGATATCCTGGGAATTGATGAAGGGTTTTCACAATATTTGAGAGTTCTTTATAACCTGCAGGAATTGCCTACCGATGAAGCAGTATGCGCCTGGAACGATCCCGGGATACCTGAGTTGCATAATATGAGCTGGAACTCAGATAATCCTTTTACAAAAGCAATGTATTATCGCATATACTTTCAGATTCCTCTTTGTAATGAATTGATTAGACAATCGGACCCTGCTACACTTAAGAGCCGTAGTTTTTCAGAGACTGATATTAGTGCGATATCACTTTACCATTCAGAAGCACGCTTCCTTAGAGCATTGAGTTATTATCACGCCATGGATTTATTTGGGAACGTTCCTTTTATAACGGAAGAAGATCAGCCGGGTGCATTTTTCCCCAAACAAATTTTGAGAGCCGATCTTTTTAAATATATAGAAAGTGAATTGAAAGATATAGAAGAGACATTGGCAGATCCTATGCAAAATGCATATGGGCGTGCTGATAAAGCTGCTGCATGGTCACTTCTTGCCAGGCTGTATCTGAATGCAGAAGTATACACCGGTCAGGCCAGGTATGCAGATTGTATAACCTATTGCAATAAGGTTATCAACGCAGGTTACACCCTGGAACCTAAATATCAAAACCTTTTCCTGGCTGATAATAACCTCTCCCGCGAGATTATTTTCCCGATTACTTTTGACGGATTAAATACACAGACTTATGGAGGTACCACCTTTTTAGTTCATGCTCCTGTAGGTGGAAAAATGGACCCTAAAGCCTTTGGCATAAATGGAGGATGGGGAGGGTATCGCACTACCAGTGCTTTTGTAGCTCAATTTCCGGATACCCTGGATCAGCGCAATACCTTTTTTACAAACGGTCAAACTTTAGAAATAAACAGCATATCTGCCTTCACAGACGGCTATGCAATTGCGAAGTGGAAAAATGTGACTTCAACGGGAGTACCGGGCTCCGATCCTACAGGAAATTATGTAGATACTAATTTTCCATTATTCAGGCTGGCAGATATTTATTTAATGTATGCGGAATCAGTTGCACGGGGTGGAGGAGGTGATATGGCCACTGCAATAAATTTGGTAAACCAGCTGCGGGAACGTGCGTATGGAGATGCCACACATGATGTTGCTTCTATTGACCCGCTTTTCATTTTAGATGAACGTGCAAGAGAATTATATTGGGAAGCAACACGCCGGACTGATTTAATACGGTTTGGGCGCTTTACAGGTGGCACTTATATATGGCCATGGAAGGGCGGTGTTAAAGAAGGAACATCTGTACCCGATTATCTGAGTCTTTTCCCATTACCTGCTGCAGATATAATAGCCAACAACAACCTGCAGCAAAACTTCGGTTATTAATAAATACAATGATTAGAAAAAACATAGGAAACCGGCATGTTGCCGGTTTTTTTTATCTTAATGGTTAACGATTTACTTATTTTCTACGAAAATGAGAACTGTTTTATTGCTGCTACTTTGTCTTTTTATGTGGTTTAAAAAATCCGTTGCACAACCCACTCTAAACACCTCCGATATATTTTATGAGATCTTTGTTCGTTCGTTTTATGATTCAAATGGCGACGGAATTGGAGACCTGAATGGAATCACTAAAAAACTTGATTACCTGGCTGAGCTGGGCATCACCGGGATCTGGATTACTCCGGTTAACCCCTCACCATCCTACCATAAATACGATGTTACAAATTACTATGACATAGATCCGGAATATGGAACGCTGAGCGATTTTAAAAACTTTATAATTCAGGCCCACCGCCGGAATATTAAGGTAGTGATGGATTTAGTCTTAAATCATACAAGCGTAAAGCATCCATGGTTTTTAGCTTCCGGTAAAAATGATCCACTTTATAAGGATTATTATATATGGTCTTCCGATACAGGAATCACTTCAAAACCAAATTGGTTTATAGCACCGCAGGATTCACCTATTTTGGGAACGAAACAGGAAAAATATTTTGGATTTTTTTCCAGGGGAATGCCTGATTTGAATTTTGACAATCCCAAAGTGCGAGATGAATTAATTAAAGTGGGGGAATGGTGGCTTACGAATACCGGCATTGATGGATTTCGTTTAGATGCGGCCCAACACATTTACGAATCTGAAAAGCCTGCAAAAAATAATGAATGGTGGCTGCAATTCACCGATTCATTAAAGAAGATAAAACCAGATGTAATCACCATCGGTGAAATATGGAACAGGAAATCTCTAGTCGCGACCTATTTAAAGCCTCTTACAGGTGCATTTAATTTTGAGTGCTCCTGGAACATTTTGCGAAGTCTTATAATGGAAAAAAATGATTCTCTTATTGAAAACCTTTTAGAGACCTATAAGATCTATTCAAAATATTCTAATACCTACATGGATCCGGTATTTCTCAGCAATCATGATAATAATCGTGTCCAAAGCGATTTAAAAGATAATATTGAAAAAGCTAAACTGGCTGCTGCCATCTATCTTACATTGCCTGGAACTCCCTTTATTTATTATGGTGAAGAATTAGGCATGCGCGGAAGGAAACCCGATGAGCTTATTCGGGAACCATTTCTATGGGATGATCAAAACCAAGATCCCGGCGAAACCGCATGGGAGACACCGGTATATTCTATACCTGATAATGTAAAACCTCTGACCAGTCAGCGCGATGATGCTTCGTCAATGTACAATCACTATAAAAAGTTGCTTGACCTGAGAAAAAAGATAAATGCATTAAGTTCCTCGTCATTAAAAAATATAACTACTGATTCTGCAAAATTTTTAATTTATTACCGAGGCCAAAACAAAGACCAGGTGATAATTATTCATAATTTATCTTCGTCTGTATTAACACTTTCCCTTTCGGAGCTCTCTCATTATCCCCTGCTTTTATATCAGTCAAAACAGATTAAAAATAAATCGTCTGCCAGGCTTACCTTATTTCCTTATTCAACCGTAATACTGGGTCAGAAATAATTTGGATATTTTTGCGGCTATTTGCCAGTGTTCATGAAGGCTCCTTAGTTCAATGGATAGAATGTGAGTTTCCGGAACTCAAGATATAGGTTCGATTCCTATAGGAGCTACTTAGTTAGAAGATTATATAGTATCCACTTATTTTTAAGGCGACTGCTTTCCACAGATTGTGGTGAATATTTCTCAAAACACTGACAGCGCTATCAATGCACCTATCTTGTTTTTGGCATACTATTGCCAGATTCAGATTTCTGTTTAATTATTTTTTTCATACTAAACCGAACGATCATGAATAGTCTTCTTTATGTCATCGCAGTGATTTTAATCATTGGATGGGTAATTGGTTTTTTTGCATACAGTGCAGGATATTTAATTCACATCCTGCTGGTTTTAGCTGTAATAGCAATCCTGATCAATGTTATTCGCGGAAGAAATCCGGTTGATTGATTAAAGTTTAGACACTTCCTCATATTATTTAATATTCATAATGAGCAGGAGTAAATTCTGCTCATTATTTTAGTATGCCTGCTAACAGCATTTAGCTTTTAAGAAGATTAAATTCGCGCAGTTTATTGTATAAAGTTTTA
The nucleotide sequence above comes from Chitinophagales bacterium. Encoded proteins:
- a CDS encoding alpha-amylase; its protein translation is MRTVLLLLLCLFMWFKKSVAQPTLNTSDIFYEIFVRSFYDSNGDGIGDLNGITKKLDYLAELGITGIWITPVNPSPSYHKYDVTNYYDIDPEYGTLSDFKNFIIQAHRRNIKVVMDLVLNHTSVKHPWFLASGKNDPLYKDYYIWSSDTGITSKPNWFIAPQDSPILGTKQEKYFGFFSRGMPDLNFDNPKVRDELIKVGEWWLTNTGIDGFRLDAAQHIYESEKPAKNNEWWLQFTDSLKKIKPDVITIGEIWNRKSLVATYLKPLTGAFNFECSWNILRSLIMEKNDSLIENLLETYKIYSKYSNTYMDPVFLSNHDNNRVQSDLKDNIEKAKLAAAIYLTLPGTPFIYYGEELGMRGRKPDELIREPFLWDDQNQDPGETAWETPVYSIPDNVKPLTSQRDDASSMYNHYKKLLDLRKKINALSSSSLKNITTDSAKFLIYYRGQNKDQVIIIHNLSSSVLTLSLSELSHYPLLLYQSKQIKNKSSARLTLFPYSTVILGQK
- a CDS encoding RagB/SusD family nutrient uptake outer membrane protein; translated protein: MKLIFSKGFIFFSIAVFSFTSCTKDLNREPFYGLNTATVYDDPANYIHVLAKCYAGLAISGDQGPAGKPDILGIDEGFSQYLRVLYNLQELPTDEAVCAWNDPGIPELHNMSWNSDNPFTKAMYYRIYFQIPLCNELIRQSDPATLKSRSFSETDISAISLYHSEARFLRALSYYHAMDLFGNVPFITEEDQPGAFFPKQILRADLFKYIESELKDIEETLADPMQNAYGRADKAAAWSLLARLYLNAEVYTGQARYADCITYCNKVINAGYTLEPKYQNLFLADNNLSREIIFPITFDGLNTQTYGGTTFLVHAPVGGKMDPKAFGINGGWGGYRTTSAFVAQFPDTLDQRNTFFTNGQTLEINSISAFTDGYAIAKWKNVTSTGVPGSDPTGNYVDTNFPLFRLADIYLMYAESVARGGGGDMATAINLVNQLRERAYGDATHDVASIDPLFILDERARELYWEATRRTDLIRFGRFTGGTYIWPWKGGVKEGTSVPDYLSLFPLPAADIIANNNLQQNFGY
- a CDS encoding lmo0937 family membrane protein: MNSLLYVIAVILIIGWVIGFFAYSAGYLIHILLVLAVIAILINVIRGRNPVD